The DNA window CAGCCGCGCGAGGTCGCACCCTTGTGGGAACTCCGTGGCGATCACGAACCCACCCAGGGGGCGGCACGCCCCGGACTCCGAGAGGGATACCCCGTCCGTCCTCCTTCCCCCACCGTGCCCCGAAGGGAGACCGGCGGGGGAAGAAAAGGCACCCTCACCCTCTCCCGCAGGCGGGAGAGGGAGAAAACGATTTGGATTTCGATTGGGATTTCGTTTTCGACACTCTTCTCCGTTCATGCACACGTTTACGAGGTCCTTTCGTGTACGCACACGGGAATAAAAACAGATAACACGCATTATAACAATGTGTTACAAGACCACTCCCCCACCATCTCCAGTTCCTCGAGCCTCCTTCCGATAAGCGGTTGAAGAGCGGGCGGGTATTACTTCCGGTCCATCCAATCGGCTTATGAAACCTTGCCATTCTCCGGACGAGGAGGAACAGGAGGCGAGCATGAACGAGCGACGGATTCTCTCACTGGGCGCGGCGGCCCTCTTCCTTTTCGCGGCCGCAGGCGGCGCCTTCGCGATCACGCAGGACTTCAACGGCGTCCCCGCCGGCACGGTCGTGGCGGGAGTCCTTCCCGGCGGCGGAACGGCCCCCGGAACCGCCTTTCCCGATTTCACCCTGAGCGTCACCAACAACGGCTCGGGCCCGAACTCGATTGTCATTTTCGATTCGGCGAACCCGACCGGGGGCGACTGGGACCTGGGGACTCCGAACGAGGACTTCAGCGGGCCGGGCGTCGGTTCCGGCGGCGAGTCGGGAATGCCCGGCGAGAACAGCGAGCCCCTCGGCCATCTGATCGTGATCGCCCACGACATCGTCGACGGGGACATGGACGGCCTGGTGGACCAACCGAACGACGAGGCGGGGGGCGGTCTGATTCGCTTCACCTTCGATGTGCCGACGGTGGTCATGTGGGTCAAGATCGTGGACATCGACGCGACCGAATCGATTGAATTCGAGGCCTACAACGACGGCGGGCTGGTCGGCACGACTCCCACCGCCGCGTTGGGGAACAACTCGGTGCAGACCGTGGACCTGATGGGGTACGGCGCCCTCACCTACATCGACGCCGAGTTCTCCGGGAGCGGCGCGATCGCCGAGATCGAGTATCGCCCGCAGACCACCTCCACCGAGGAGAAGAGCTGGGGGGACGTCAAGAAGATCTGGCGCTAGGCGCTTCGCGGACGGCGGGGGAGGGATCGCCGGCGCGGTCCCTCCCCAGAGCCGCCGCCGCCGCCGCGAGTCCCACGCAGGTCCAGAACACCGTCACCACCTCCACGTCCCCCAGATTCCACTCCACCAGACCGTTCACCAGGAACCCGGCCCAGACGGCCAGTGCGCCGTCGACGAGTGCGCGCGCCGCGGGCGGTCCCGCGCCAGGGCGGGGCGGCGCGCGAACGAGCCAAACGCCGAGCGAGACAAAGAGGAACGCCCAGGCGGCGAACCCGACCACTCCCTGAGACGCGAGCAGATGGATCGGCACGCTGTGAAGATGGGGCGGCTTCTCGATCGCCTCGGAGTCCATGTATTCGATGTAAACATTCCGCATCCCCGCCTGTCCCGTCCCGGTCCATGGATGATCCCGGAAGATATCGAAGCCGGTCCTCCACATGAAGGTTCTCTCCCGGTTCCTCTCGTGGGAGGGATCGAAGGCGGAGCGTGCGCTCTCTCTCGTCCGGGGGACGAGGAGAACCAGAACGACGAGAGCCGCCGGTAGAATCGCGTACCGCCTCCCGCGGCGGAGGATGAGGACGACCAGCCCCGCGAAGAAGCCGAGCCAAGCGCCCCGCGTGTCGGTGAGCGCCAGGGCGACGAGGATCACCGGTACCGTCGCGGCGGCGATCCACCGGAGCCGCCCACCGACGCCGCGGGTCAGAAGGAGCGCCGCGCCCGCGAGCCCGACCATCATCAGGATCCCGCCCGTGCTCATGTAGAAGCCGACGAACCCCCCCAGTCTCGACGAGGGATCGTCGATCCAGTAACCGATCCCGTACGCGGAGGTGATGGCGCCCCCGACGAGAAGAGCGGCGGCGGCGTGACGGAGCCGCGCGGCGGTCGTGAGTAGAAGAGGCAGAAAGAGGACGAGCCCCATCGGCAGGAGCTTGACGAGCTTCGCCGCGCTGGAGGCTCTCTCCCGGGCGAGCAAGGCGACCACGGCCCCCGCGACGATCCACGCCGCCATCGGGAGAAGGAGAAGTCGGCGACGCGGGAGCCGCCCCAGCGCGTTCGGCTTTCCGCGGCGGACCGCAAACCGCGCCACCGCCAGGAGGAGCGCCGCCGCGAGGGCGATTTCCGAATAGGCGACCGACGAGGGGGCGGCGAGCAGAAAGACCATCAGAAAGAAAAAGAGCAGGTTCTCCAGAAGAACGCGCGAGCGCACCATCCCGCCCACCTCAGCCGAAGAAAAGATAGCTGGCCGCGATCGCCGCGATCACCCCCGCCGCGTCCGCCGCGAGTCCGCAACCGACGGCGTGTCGAGTGCGTCGGATTCCGACGGATCCGAAATAAACGGCTAACACATAAAATGTCGTTTCCGTGCTTCCCTGGACCACGCTCGAGAGCCGGCCGGCGAAAGAATCCGCCCCATAGACCCGCATCGTCTCGATCAGCATCCCCCGCGCGCCGCTCCCGGAGAGCGGCTTCATGAGGGCGGTCGGCAGCCCGTCCACCCAGCGCGTGTCCAAGCCGGCCGCCGACGCGACCGCGCGGATCCCGTCCAGAAGGAGATCGAGGGCGCCGCTCGCGCGGAAGACGCCGATCGCGACGAGCATCGCCACCAGGTAGGGGATGATCCCCACGGCGACGCGGAATCCCTCCTTCGCCCCGTCCACGAACACCTCGTAAACCGGCGCGCCCCGCCGGATCGCCGCGGCGAGGAAGAGAATGATCACCGAAAGGATGAGGACGTTCGCCAGGAAGGCGGACTGCGCCTCCATCGCCTCCCGGTCGAGGCGGACGAAGTAGGCGATCAGCGCCGCCACCACGCCGATCACCGCCCCCAGATAACCGAGAATCACGCGGTCCGCCAGGTTCCGTCGCTGCACCGCCGCGGTCACGAACAGGCCGACCAGGGTGCTGCAGGTGGTGGCGATGAGCATGGGAAGGAAAACGTCGGTCGGATCCGCCGCCCCCATCTGGGCCCGGTAGGTGAAGATGGTGACCGGCAGAAGCGTCACCGACGACGTGTTGATCACCAGAAAGAGGATCTGGTCGTTCGAGGCGCTCTCCTTGTCCGGGTTCAGCTCCTGCAGCTCCCCCATCGCCTTCAGACCGATCGGCGTAGCGGCGTTGTCCAGGCCGAGCACGTTGGCCGCCATGTTCATCACGATCGACCCCTCGGCGGGGTGCCCGGCGGGTATGGAGGGGAAGAGGCGCCGGAAGAGGGGCTGGAAGAGGCGGGTGAGCCGGGCGACGGCGCCTCCCGCCTCGCCGACGCGCAGCACGCCCAGCCAGAGGCACATCACGCCGGTCAGGCCGAGGGCGATCTCGAAACCGGTCTTCGCCAT is part of the Candidatus Eisenbacteria bacterium genome and encodes:
- a CDS encoding O-antigen ligase family protein, producing MVRSRVLLENLLFFFLMVFLLAAPSSVAYSEIALAAALLLAVARFAVRRGKPNALGRLPRRRLLLLPMAAWIVAGAVVALLARERASSAAKLVKLLPMGLVLFLPLLLTTAARLRHAAAALLVGGAITSAYGIGYWIDDPSSRLGGFVGFYMSTGGILMMVGLAGAALLLTRGVGGRLRWIAAATVPVILVALALTDTRGAWLGFFAGLVVLILRRGRRYAILPAALVVLVLLVPRTRESARSAFDPSHERNRERTFMWRTGFDIFRDHPWTGTGQAGMRNVYIEYMDSEAIEKPPHLHSVPIHLLASQGVVGFAAWAFLFVSLGVWLVRAPPRPGAGPPAARALVDGALAVWAGFLVNGLVEWNLGDVEVVTVFWTCVGLAAAAAALGRDRAGDPSPAVREAPSARSS
- a CDS encoding spore maturation protein, producing the protein MLNRIWAAFFFLGFLAACARAAFFGDPGVFRDVVGALFDMAKTGFEIALGLTGVMCLWLGVLRVGEAGGAVARLTRLFQPLFRRLFPSIPAGHPAEGSIVMNMAANVLGLDNAATPIGLKAMGELQELNPDKESASNDQILFLVINTSSVTLLPVTIFTYRAQMGAADPTDVFLPMLIATTCSTLVGLFVTAAVQRRNLADRVILGYLGAVIGVVAALIAYFVRLDREAMEAQSAFLANVLILSVIILFLAAAIRRGAPVYEVFVDGAKEGFRVAVGIIPYLVAMLVAIGVFRASGALDLLLDGIRAVASAAGLDTRWVDGLPTALMKPLSGSGARGMLIETMRVYGADSFAGRLSSVVQGSTETTFYVLAVYFGSVGIRRTRHAVGCGLAADAAGVIAAIAASYLFFG